Sequence from the Fusobacterium periodonticum ATCC 33693 genome:
GTCAAATTTCACTATACCAACTTTAATATTTTGTGCCTTTAAACTTTCTATTGTTTTAATAATAAGTGAAGTCTTTCCTGATGAAGGTGGTCCTGATACTGTTATAAGTTTCATTATTCTCCTGCTCCTTCCTTAAATGTTTCTTCACATTTTTTAATTAATTCTCCCATATCATTTGAATAGATAAAGTCCCAACCAACCCAAAGCATTGGTCTACCATTTACAGGATTTTTTACTTCTGGGTGTACACTTGGGAATAGCCCTTGATTAGCTAGAGTATCTCCAACTGCTTTTCCACTCATAAATTTAATAACTTTTTCTAATTCTTTTGCCTTTGATGCCTTAGTTAACATAAATATTGGAGATATAATTGCTCCTTCTTTTGGCCATATAACTTCTTTTGGTCCTTTTTCTGGTACCATCTTAGAGAAGAAATAAGGCATTATTGTTACAACTGGCTCTTTTGCTTCAACCATTTGTGCAGGGTGTAAGTTGGAAAGTAAAGATTGTCCTAAACTTTTTACACCTTCAAAACCATATAATTTATAAATATGAATTAATATTGAGTTGAATAAGTCAAAATCTGCTATTGGTAATGAAACAGATTTTGCAAATTCAGGTTTTAATAAATCTCCCCAAGATCTTGGAACTTCTCTACCATCTAGAGCTGCCTTATTAACTATAAATATAGCTGGTACAACTCCTATCATAGAATAATCTCCATGTGGGTCTTTTAAGTGAATATTTTCATTATCAAAATCTGTATTGTATTTTTCAATACCTGTCATATCCTTAAATATACCTTGTTCTTTAAATTTTCCCATTAAATCTTTATCAAAGAATAAGTCAAAACCAGCTGAAATAAACATATCTGCTAATTTATCTATATCATTTTTATCTATTACTTCATCTTTTATCCAACCAAGCCCTGAGTAAGCAGCTTTTAATTCATATTTAACTTTTATATCTTTGTTATCTGCTAAGTATTTTTCAAAACCTTCTAATAAAGGAATTCTAACTGGGCAAGGTAAAAGTCCCATAAGTGACGCTTCTTTAACTCCTTCATCTTCTCTTTCAACAGAAGCTATTGCTTGTTGTAACATTGGAATAAAAGCATCTACATCTTCTTTTTTTATCATCATTGCTTTTTCTAAAGTGATTCCTTGTTCCTCTAACTTTTGTAAAACTGCAGGATTATCTAATCCTTTAAATCCAATATTTGCAAAAACTGGAATTGTTTCTGGATATTTCTCCACTATTGATTTTATTGACATTGATTTACTTATATACATTCTAACCTCTCCTTTTAGATATCAATCTATATTTTATTTTTCATTTCTTTATTATTTTAGTAAATTATACTCCTTTTGTAAACTATTTTCTGTAACATATGTTACAAAATATAAAAAAATAAGAATCAACTTCTTTTGGTAAAGAAATTAATTCTTATTTAAATGTTTAGTTAATTATCTAGAGAACGGATTCTTTCTTCTATTTCTTCAATATCTTCTTTTATATATTCATCTAAAGTCCCTTGTTTAATAACAGAATCTCTAGCTGAGTCTAAATATTTTTGTGCATTTTCTTTGTCACCTATTCCTATATAGCAATAGGCAAGCTCAAAATCTTCTCCATCTACTTCATCTTTTTCAGCTAATGATATCTGTCTTGATTCCAAAAGAACCTCTATTGCTTCTTCATATCTTTCTAAGGCTCTTAAACAGTTCCCCATAGAATATAGATACCAATTATCATTTTTTTCAGCATATGCTTTTCTAAAATAATCTAATGCTTCTTCATATCTATCTAAGTTAAACAATGTACAAGCCATCATTTCAAAAATCCAAGCATCTTTTCTTCCTAATTTCATAGCTTTTTCAAAATGTTCTAATGCTTCTTTAGATGTTTCAGGATTCTGTCCTAATTGATAGCCCATTTCTGAATGTAGCCATTCATCATCTCTTCCTAGTTCTTTTGCTTTATTTAGATGTTTAAGAGCTACATCTATTTTTGGCTCATCTAATTTACCATAAAACCAAGCTAGTTCAGAATTTATAATAATTTTTCTATCAATATCATCTTCTCCAACCATAGTTAAAGACTTTTTCAATCTTTCAATTCCTTCATTAACTTTTCCACTTCTCCCTAAGTTTATAGCTATCTCAGTATTAATCCATTCATCATTTTTATCCAATTTCTCAGCTTTTATTAAAAATGAAAGTGCTTCTTCATATTTTTCCATACAACCATAAATAACACCAAGTTCTGATAATACATGTACATCATTTCTATCTAATTCATAGGCAATCAATGCATATTCAAGTGCTTTTTCATAATCTTCTAAATTTTGATAGCAAAGTGTCATTTCTACATTTATCCAAACATCTTTTCTACCAAGTTCTTTTGCTTTATTTAGATATTCAAGAGCTTTTTCAAAGTTCCATAAGTGACGATAACACCAACCAAGTTGACTATAAATAAATTCTAAATTTCCTTCATCTTCTACCTCTAAACTCAAAACATATTCAAATTTTTCAATAGCTTCTTCATATTTTCCTTGTGCAGATAAACTGTAGGCTAACTCAGAAAGCGTCCACTTATCATCTTTATTTCTAGCTAATTGTTTTCTAAGTATTTCCTCAGCTTTTGTATACTCTTTATACTTATTATATAACCATGCTAGGAAAGAATCTGCTTCCATAATTCCTTTTTCATCATAGCTATATTTTCTACTTTCAAGAGCATATTCTATGGCTTTTTCTGAATTTCCATTTTTATTTTCAAGTTTTGATAAATTTGCATATGTTATTATTAAAAGATCACAAATAGTATTGTCATGAGGATTTAATTCATATGCTTTTAAAAGACACTTTTTAGCACTAATAAAATCTTTTAAGAAAAAGTAAGAATAACCTACTCTCCAATTCCAAAGTGCAGTGTTTCCTTCTTCATTTTCTATACTTTTTAATATTTCTAAGCCTTTTTGATAATTTCCCACATTATTATAAGCTCTTCCTAATTCCCCTATTAATTCTGTATCTAATTGTTCAGTTGGCAAAGCTTCAATTAAGTTTATTATTTCTTGATGATTTTTTGTTTCAATTAATCTTTCAATTTTTTCTAATAATTTTTCTTTCAAAATCTTCACCTCTTATATTTTTTTTATTTATCATAGCATTTATACAATTTTTTTATATAAGAAATGTACTCAGTAGCAAACTATTTTTTACTTTTTATAAATTTATTTAATTGAAAAGTTGATCTAGAGAAAGTATTCCTTTTTCTATTTCTTTAATTTTAGCTTCTATGATATCATTTACAGCTCCACGTTCAGTTATAGAATCTCTAGCTGAATCTAAATATTTTTGAGCATTTTCTTTGTCACCTATTCCTATATAGCAATAAGCAAGTTCAAAATCTTCACCATCTACAACATCATTTTTATCTATTGATATCTGTCTTGATTCTAAAAGAACTTTTATAGCTTCTTCGTATCTTTCTAAACCTCTTAAACATCTACCCATAGAATATAGATACCAACTATCATTATTTAAGTCATAAGCATTTCTAAATGAATCTAAGGCTTCTTGATATCTGTTTAAATCTAGTAAAACTATTCCTCTCATCTCAAAAATCCAAGCATCATTTCTTCCCAATTCCATAGCTCTATCAAAATGTTCTAGTGATTCTTTTCTTGCTTCAGGATTATAGCCTAATTGATATCCAATTTCTGAATGTAGCCATTGGTCATCTCTTCCTAGTTCTTTTGCTATATTTAGATATTTAAGAGCTTCTTCTGGTTGCGGTTCTTCTAATCTTCCATAAAGCCAAGCTATTTCAGAATTTATAAAAATTCTTTGATTAATATCCTCTTCACTAACCATAGCTAGAGATTTATGTAATCTTTCAATTCCTTCACTAGTTTTTCCACTTCTACCTAAGTTCGTAGCTATTTCAGTATTAATCCATTCATCATCTCTTCCTAATTCTTCAGCTCTCAATAAAAATGGAAGTCCATCTTCATATTTCCCCATATAGTCATAAAACCAACCAACTTGTGACAATGAACGTATATCATCTCTATCCAATTCATAAGCTATTAATGCATATTCAAGTGCTTTTTCATAATCTCCTAGTTTCTCATAACATACTGATATTTCTGTATTTAGCCAAATATCATTTCTTCCAAATTCCTTTGCTTGATTCTGGCATTCAAGTGCTTTTTCATAATCTTCTAATTGACGATAACACCAACCAAGTTGACTATAAATATATGCCTCATCTTTTTCCTCATCATCTAAATTTAAAGCATATTTATATTTTTCAATTGCTTCTTCATATCTATCCAAACCTGCTAAACAAGCACCATATTCTTCATTAAGCCAAGCATCATCTCTTCCAAGTTTTACTGCTTTTTTTATATATTTTAATCCTTCTTCATATTGCCCTAAACCATCATAAATCCAAGCTATATCTGACATAAGATAAGGATCTTTTTTATTATCTTTTTCAGCTATTAAATAGAATTCTAATGCCTTTTTCATATCTCCTTTTTTCTTATAGCAATGTCCTATTTCATCATTTATCCAAGCATCATTTCTACCCCATTTTTTAGCTTGTGTAAAAGCTTCTATAGCTTCTTCATATTTTTCTAGATTTCTACTGCACAAACCAAGTTGAGTATAAATATATCCTGTCTCTTTTTCTTCATCTTCAACTTCTAAGGCATGATTTAGTTTTCCAATTGCTTCTTCATATCTATTAAGTTTTGATAAGCAATAAGCATATTCTGTGTTTGTCCAAGAATCATCTACCCCAATTTTTTCTAATCTTTGTAAAAATTTTAATGCTTCTTCATGTTTTCCTAAATTATTATAAAGCCAAGCTATATCTGATATTGAATAAGTATCTTCTTCATCTAGTTCAACAGCCATTAAATAATATTTTAGAGCCTCTTCTTTTTTATCTAGATTTTTATAACATGTTGCAATTTTTTGGTAAAGCCATCCCTCATCTTCTTCATAATCTTTCACAGCAAGAAAGTATTCTAATGCCTCTTCATATTTTCCTTGTCCAGATAAACAATAACCTAACTCAGAAAGTACCCATTCATCTTCTTTATTTTTAGCTAAGATAGATCTAAGTATTTCTTCAGCTTTTGTATAATCCATAGATTTATCATATAACCAAGCTATTAATGTCTCTGAGTCTAGTTCAGATTCATCATTTCTAACATATTTCCTACTTTCAAAAGCATATTCAAGTGCTTTTATAGAATTTCCTTTTTTATCTTCATTTCTTGCTAAAGATAGATATACTCCTACTAAGAAGTTACAAACATCTTCATCATCTGGATCTAATTCATATGCTTTTAAAAAATGTTTTTTTGCATTAACATAGTCTTCTAAGAAAAAGTAAGAATAACCTACTCTCCAATTCCAAAGTGCAGTATCTCCTACTTCTGATTCTATACTTTTTAATATTTCTAAACCTTTTTTATAATTTTCTATATTATTATAAGCTCTTCCTAATTCCCCTATTAAGTCTGTATCTAATTGTTCTTTGGGTAACCCTTCTATTAAGTCTATTATTTCTTTATATTTTTCTGCTTCATGTAATTTTCCTATTTTTTCTAATAATTCTTTTTTCAAAATCTTCACCTCTTATATTTTAATTTTTTCTTATTTATCATAGCATTTATATAATTTTTTTTATGTAACATATGTTACAAATAAAAATAAGAATCAACCTCTTTTTTGTAAAGAAATCAATTCTTATTATAAAAATTTTTTTTAATTGAAAAGTTGATCTAGAGAAAGTATTCCTTTTTCTATTTCTTCAATTTTTTCTTTCATATAATCATTTAAAACTCCTCTTTGAGTAACAGAGTCTCTAGCTGAGTCTAAATATTTTTGTGCATTTTCTTTGTCACCTATTCCAATATAGCAATAAGCAAGTTCAAAATCTTCTCCATCTACTACATCTTCTTCAGCTAATGATATTTGTCTTGACTCTAAAAGAATTTCTATAGCTTCTTCATATCTTTCTAAGCCTCTTAAACATCTTCCCATAGAATACAAATACCAACCATTATTATCTTCAGTATAAGCTTTTCTAAATGAATCTAAGGCTTCTTCATATCTTTTTAAATCTAGTAAAACTATTCCTTTCACCTCAAAAATCCAAGCATCACTTCTTCCTAATTCTATAGCTCTCTCAAAATGTTCTAGTGCTTCTTCAGATTTTTCAGGATCATAGCCTAATTGATAACCAAGTTGTGAATGTAGCCATGCATCATCTCTTCCTAGTTCTTTTGCTATATTTAAGTATTTAATTGCCTCTTCTGGTTGAGGTTCTTCTAAATTTCCATAAAGCCAAGCCATTTCAGAATTTATAAAGATTCTTTGACTAATATTATCATCATCAACCATAGTCAAAGATTTATTTAATCTTTCTATTGCTTCTTTAATTTTTCCATTTCTGCCTAAATTTAAAGCTATTTCAGTATTAAGCCATTCATCATCTCTTCCTAATTCTTCTGCTCTCAATAAAAATGGTAGTCCATCATCATATTTATCCATACAATCATAGATCCAACCAACTTCTGATAATGAACGTATATCATCTCTGTCTAAATCATAAGCTATTAATGCGTAGTCAAGTGCTTTTTCATAATCTCCTAAATTTTCATAACACATTGCTATTTCAACATTTATCCAGGCATCATTTCTACCCTCTTCTTTAGATTTTATATGATAATCAAGTGCTTTTTCATAATTACCTAATTGACGATTACACCAACCAAGTTGACTATAGATAAAAGCTAAGTCTTTTTCTTCATCTTCTAAACTTAAAGCATAGTCAAACTTTTCTATAGCTTCTTCATATTTATTTAAACCTGCTAAACAAGAAGCATGTTCTACATTTATCCAAGCATCTTTTCTTCCAAGTCTTATTGCTTTTTTTATATATTTTAGCCCTTCTTCATATTGACCTAAATTATCATAAAACCAGGCTATATCTGAGATAATATAAGGATCTTTTTTATCAAACTTTTCAGCTTGTAAATTACATTCTAATGCCTTTTCTATATCATCTTTTAATCTATAGCAATATCCTAATTCTACATTTATCCAGGCATCATTTCTACCCCATTTTTTAGCCTGATTAAAAGCTTCTATAGCTTCATCATACTCTTTTAAATTTCTTTTACAAAATCCTAATTGGCTATAAATATATGCCGTATCTTTTCCTTCATCCTCTACTTCTAAAGCACGATTGATTCTTTCAATTGCTTCTTCATATCTTTTAAGTCTTGATAGACAAAATCCAAATTCAGTATTTGTCCATGCATCATTTTCTTCTCCAAGTTCATCAAGTCTTTCTAAATATTTCAATGCTTCTTCATATTTTCCAAAAGAATCATAAAGCCAAGCTATATCTGATAATGAATACTTATCTTCCTCATCCAGTTCAACTGCTTTTAAATAATATTTTAGTGCTTCTTCTCTGTTATCTAAATTCTTATAACATATCCCTATTCTTCTATAAGTCCATGCATCTTCCTTATTTATTTTTTCTGCAGCAAAAAAATATTCTAATGCCTCTTCATATTTTTCTTGTTCAGATAAACAATAGCCTAACTCAGCAAGTGTCCATTCATCTTCTTTATTTCTAGCTAACTGATTGCTAAGTATTTCTTCAGCCTTTGTATATTCTTCATATCTATCATATAACCAAGCTAGAAATGAATCTGTTTCTACCCTTCCTTCTTCATCATAGACATATTTTTTACTTTCAAGAGTATACTCTATAGCTTTTTCTGAATTTCCATTTTTATTTTCAAGTTTTGCTAAGTTTGTATATGTTGCTATTAAAAAATCACAAGTATCATTGTCATCAGGATCTAATTCATATGCTTTTAAAAAACATTTTTCTGCATTTACAAAATCATCTAAGAAAAAATAAGAATAGCCAGCTCTCCAATTCCAAAGGAAACTATGTCCTTCTTCAAATTCAATAGTTTTTAATAACTCTAAACCTTTTGCATAGTTTTCTACATTATTATAGGCTCTTGCTAACTGTCCTATTAAGTCTGTATTTAATTGCTCAGCTGGCAAAGCTTCTATTAAATCTATTATTTCTTGATATTTTTCTGCTTCATGTAATTTTCCTATTTTTTCTAATAATTCTTCTTTCAAAATCTTCACCTCTTATTTTATATTTTATTTATTAAATTTTCTAACTCTGTTAAAGTACTCTCATATTTATCCATATATTCTTTTGCAAATTCTAGATATTTTTCAGCATTCTTTCTATCTTTTAGTTCTATAAAGCAACGAACAAGTTCTATGTCCTCTACATCTGTTAACTCTTCTTCTTGTTCTGAGATTTCTCTTAACTCTAAAAGAATTTCTATTGCCTCTTCATATTTTTTTAGACTCATTAATGCCTTGGATCTATCATATAAATACTGTGTATTTAAACTATACTTAAAAGCATTTTTGAAAGCTTTTTCAGCTTCTTCATAGTTAGCAAACATATCCATATATATTTGTCCTAGTGAGCCCCAAAGACTAGAATTCAGATCATTTGTTTTTATTTCATTTTGAAAATATTTTAAAGCTTCCTCTTTCCCAATAGTTTTTTCTAAATTAATCCATAGGTGTATATGTATCCAATTATCATTTCTTCCTAAATCTTTTGCTATGTAAAAATAATTTAAAGCTTCTTCTGAATTTTCTAAAAGTTCATAAAGATAAGCTATTTCAGAATTGATAAAAATTTTTTTATTAATATTTTCTGTATCTTCTACTTCAATTAGTTTTAATGCTTTTTTAAGTCTTTCAAGCCCTTCTTCTGCTCTTTTAAGCTTTCCTAAACATTGTCCAATTTCAGTGTTAAGCCACTCATCATCCCTACCTAATTTTTCAGCTTCCAAGAGATATTTTAAACCCTGTTCAAAATCTCTAATTTCATTACATATCCAGCCACATTCAGAATAAATCCATATATTTGCATTAGTAACATCTTCTTTTACTTTTCCTATAAATGATAAATTTGTGTTAAGAGCATTTTCAAAATCCTCTAAATTTATATAAGCTCTACTTAGTACACTGATTAACTTCATATCAAGTTTATCTTCTGGTAAGTTTTTAATTTCTTTTACAATTTTTTCAAATTCACCATTTTCTTGTAAACTATAAATTTTTTTCCAAAATTTTTCATCCATACTTTACCTCTTATAGACTTTAAAGATTTTTTAGAATTTTATTTTTCAATTAGAGTATATAATTTTTATAGAGTTTTTTATGTAACATTTGTTACATAATAATTCTAACATACTTTTTGTTTTAAGACTATTTAATATTTTTTAAAATTAGAGTAAAATATACATAATAATTAAGGACTTGAGGTGAAAAAAGGACTTGAGGTGAAAAAATGTATAAACATGTATTTGGACCTGTTCCATCAAGAAGATTAGGTATATCTTTGGGAGTTGATTTAGTTGTAAGTAAAAGTTGTAATCTTAATTGTATTTTTTGTGAGTGTGGAGCAACTAAAAAAATTCAACTAGAAAGACAAAAATTTAAAAATATGAATGAAATACTTGAAGAAATATCAGCTGTATTGAAAGATATAAAGCCTGACTATATAACATTTTCTGGAAGTGGTGAACCCACTTTAAGTTTGGATTTAGGTAATATTTCTAGAGCTATAAAAGAAGATTTAAAATATCAAGGTAAGATTTGTTTAATTACTAATAGCTTACTTCTAGCAGATGAAAACCTTATGAAAGAGTTAGAATATATAGATTTAATTGTTCCTACTTTAAATACATTGACTCAGGATATTTTTGAAAAAATTGTTAGACCTGATTACAGAACAAGTGTGGAAGAAATAAGAAAGGGCTTCATCAATCTAAATAAATCTAACTATAAAGGAAAAATTTGGATAGAAATTTTTATTCTTGAAAATGTTAATGACAGTGATGAAAATTTTGTAAATATAGCTAATTTTTTAAAATCTGAAAAGATTAGATATGATAAAATTCAATTGAATACTATTGATAGAGTGGGAGCAGAAAGAGATTTAAAAGCTATAAGTTTTGAAAAAATTTCAAGAGCTAAGAAGATTTTAGAGGAAAATGGACTAAACAATATAGAAATAATTAAGAGCCTAGGCGAACTTGAAGAAGATAAAAAAATTCAAGTAAATCAAGAACTTTTAGATAATATGAAACAGAAAAGATTATATCAAGAAGAAGAAATTGATAAGATTTTTAAAAAAAATTAATTTTTTTAAAAAAAGTTGTTGACAAAGTTTTTGTTATAGTGTATCATAGTTGATGTCCTTGAATGACACAAGCCGCTTTAGCTCATCTGGTAGAGCAACTGACTTGTAATCAGTAGGTGATTGGTTCGACTCCGATAAGCGGCACCAGTGCCCCGTTCGTTCAGTGGTTAGGACATCAGATTTTCACTCTGGAAACAGGGGTTCAATTCCCCTACGGGGTACCATTACAATTAAATACAGATGGTTGGGTTCCCGAGCGGTCAAAGGGATCAGACTGTAAATCTGACGGCTCAGCCTTCGAAGGTTCGAATCCTTCCCCAACCACCATCTAAAAACAATCAACTACACTTCGGTGTAGCTTTTTTATTTTTTATACTTTGTGATATAATATTAAAGAAAGCTAAAAAATAAGAAAATGGTGATCGTATAGCTATGGAAAAGATATTTGAATATGCAAGAAAGAATAATATTTCAGACATACATATAATTGAAGATGAAAAAATATATTTTAGAAAAGATGGAGAAATAGTAGCATATGATGATGTTCAAACTCTTAGTAGAGAAGATATCTTAAAAATTTGTTCAGAAAGATTTGAAGAAGACTTTGCCTATACAGATTCTAAAGGGCAAAGATATAGAATAAATTCTTTTCTTACTAAAGGAAAATTAGCTTTAGTTATAAGAGTAATTAATGATGAAGCTATAAAGTTAAAAGGTGAATTTATAAATAAAGTTATTGATGAAAAAATCTTAGCTTTAAAAGATGGCTTAGTCTTAATAAGTGGAATTACTGGAAGTGGTAAATCTACAACTCTTGCTAATATAGTAGAAAAGTTTAATGAGAATAAGAAAATTAAAATCTTAACAATAGAAGATCCCATTGAATATATTTTTGAGAATAAAAAATCTTTAATTATACAAAGAGAATTAGGAAAAGATGTTGAAAGTTTTGAAAAAGCTTTAAAAAGTTCTCTAAGACAGGATCCAGATATCATTGTCCTAGGTGAAATAAGAGATGAAGAAAGTCTATTCTCAGCTTTAAAATTAGCTGAAACTGGACATCTAGTTTTTTCTACTCTGCATACTATGAATGCTGTTGAAAGTATAAACAGACTTATTTCTATGTCAAAATCTGATAAAAGAGATTTTGTAAGAGAACAACTAGCTTCTGTTTTGAGATTTGTCTTTTCTCAAGAGCTATATAGAGATAAGAAAACTAAAGAAGTTAAAGCTATTTTTGAAATTTTAAATAATACTAAAGCTGTGGCAAATTTAATTGCCAATAATAAATTAAATCAAATTCCAAGCCTTATTGAAAGTGGAATTGAAAACTATATGATAACAAAGGAAAAATATTTTAAGAAAATAGAAATAGAGAGTGATTAAACTGTTAATAGAAACGAATGTAGAAATAAATTTAAGGAGTATAGAAGAATTTACTAGAGTAATGGCTTCTGAGCTTCTTGAAGATAAAATTCTTTTTGATATCCAAAGAGAAGAAAATTTAATTAAGATAAAAGTAAGCTCTGAAAACTTAAATAAGAATACAGAATTTTCATATATAGATTTAGAGAACAAGATAGAAGACCAAATTTTAACTATGTGTAAAATAAGTCTATTAAAACTTTTAAATAAAAATTATGCTTGGGGTTCTCTTATGGGAGTACGTCCAACTAAAGTTTTAAGGAGACTTTTAATCAATGGCTGTGACTATGAAGAAGCTAGAAAGATTTTAAAAGATTTTTATTTAGTAACAGATGATAAAATAAGTCTTATGGAAACTGTTGTTAAAAAAGAGTTGGAACTCCTAGATAAAGAACATATAAATCTATATGTTGGTATACCTTTTTGTCCAACTAAATGTAAGTACTGTTCCTTTGCTTCCTATGAAATAAGTGGTGGAGTTGGAAGATTCTATAATGATTTTGTAGAGGCACTTTTAAAAGAAATTCAAATAATAGGAGATTTCCTAAAAACATATAATAAGAAAGTTTCTTCTATATATTTTGGTGGTGGAACTCCAAGTACATTGACAGAAACAGATTTAGAAAGAGTTTTAAAGAAATTACTTGAAAATATAGATATGTCTGATGTAAAAGAATTCACTTTTGAAGCAGGTAGAGAAGATTCTTTAAACATTGAAAAATTAGAAATAATGAAAAAATACTCTGTGGATAGAATAAGTTTAAATCCACAGTCATTTAATTTAGAAACTTTGAAAAGAGTCAACAGAAGATTTGACAGAGAAAATTTTGACTTAATATTTAAAGAAGCTAAAAATCTAGGTTTTATCATAAATATGGATTTAATAATAGGTTTACCTGAAGAAACAACAGAAGAAATTTTAGATACTTTAGCTCAATTAAATGCCTATGATATAGATAATTTAACTATACATTGTTTAGCATTTAAGAGAGCTTCAAAACTTTTTAAAGAAAGCCAAGAAAGAAACTCTATAGATAGAGCCTTAATTGAGGAGCATATACAAGAGATAGTTAAAGAAAAAGAAATGAAACCTTACTATATGTATAGACAGAAAAATATCATTGAGTGGGGAGAAAATATTGGCTATTCTAAAGAAGGAAAAGAAAGTATTTTCAATATTGAAATGATAGAAGAAAATCAAAATACTATGGCACTAGGTGGAGGTGGTATAAGCAAGATTGTTATTGAAGAAAGAAATGGTATAGACTATATTGAAAGATATGTAAACCCAAAAGATCCTGCCCTATATATAAGGGAATTAGATAAAAGATGTAAGGAAAAAATAGAGATGTTTAAGAAGGAGAAGATATGAAAAAGATTATAAGCTTTTTACTATT
This genomic interval carries:
- a CDS encoding tetratricopeptide repeat protein, yielding MDEKFWKKIYSLQENGEFEKIVKEIKNLPEDKLDMKLISVLSRAYINLEDFENALNTNLSFIGKVKEDVTNANIWIYSECGWICNEIRDFEQGLKYLLEAEKLGRDDEWLNTEIGQCLGKLKRAEEGLERLKKALKLIEVEDTENINKKIFINSEIAYLYELLENSEEALNYFYIAKDLGRNDNWIHIHLWINLEKTIGKEEALKYFQNEIKTNDLNSSLWGSLGQIYMDMFANYEEAEKAFKNAFKYSLNTQYLYDRSKALMSLKKYEEAIEILLELREISEQEEELTDVEDIELVRCFIELKDRKNAEKYLEFAKEYMDKYESTLTELENLINKI
- a CDS encoding radical SAM protein, whose translation is MYKHVFGPVPSRRLGISLGVDLVVSKSCNLNCIFCECGATKKIQLERQKFKNMNEILEEISAVLKDIKPDYITFSGSGEPTLSLDLGNISRAIKEDLKYQGKICLITNSLLLADENLMKELEYIDLIVPTLNTLTQDIFEKIVRPDYRTSVEEIRKGFINLNKSNYKGKIWIEIFILENVNDSDENFVNIANFLKSEKIRYDKIQLNTIDRVGAERDLKAISFEKISRAKKILEENGLNNIEIIKSLGELEEDKKIQVNQELLDNMKQKRLYQEEEIDKIFKKN
- a CDS encoding type IV pilus twitching motility protein PilT gives rise to the protein MAMEKIFEYARKNNISDIHIIEDEKIYFRKDGEIVAYDDVQTLSREDILKICSERFEEDFAYTDSKGQRYRINSFLTKGKLALVIRVINDEAIKLKGEFINKVIDEKILALKDGLVLISGITGSGKSTTLANIVEKFNENKKIKILTIEDPIEYIFENKKSLIIQRELGKDVESFEKALKSSLRQDPDIIVLGEIRDEESLFSALKLAETGHLVFSTLHTMNAVESINRLISMSKSDKRDFVREQLASVLRFVFSQELYRDKKTKEVKAIFEILNNTKAVANLIANNKLNQIPSLIESGIENYMITKEKYFKKIEIESD
- a CDS encoding coproporphyrinogen III oxidase gives rise to the protein MLIETNVEINLRSIEEFTRVMASELLEDKILFDIQREENLIKIKVSSENLNKNTEFSYIDLENKIEDQILTMCKISLLKLLNKNYAWGSLMGVRPTKVLRRLLINGCDYEEARKILKDFYLVTDDKISLMETVVKKELELLDKEHINLYVGIPFCPTKCKYCSFASYEISGGVGRFYNDFVEALLKEIQIIGDFLKTYNKKVSSIYFGGGTPSTLTETDLERVLKKLLENIDMSDVKEFTFEAGREDSLNIEKLEIMKKYSVDRISLNPQSFNLETLKRVNRRFDRENFDLIFKEAKNLGFIINMDLIIGLPEETTEEILDTLAQLNAYDIDNLTIHCLAFKRASKLFKESQERNSIDRALIEEHIQEIVKEKEMKPYYMYRQKNIIEWGENIGYSKEGKESIFNIEMIEENQNTMALGGGGISKIVIEERNGIDYIERYVNPKDPALYIRELDKRCKEKIEMFKKEKI